From Oceanipulchritudo coccoides, the proteins below share one genomic window:
- a CDS encoding LysM peptidoglycan-binding domain-containing protein has protein sequence MMDEFDESVGEEAAESRGSKLGLGVLMIGIAGIVLGITGIMMANQAQKSLKTLEANLQARPDKTPEMEKALESMEERLVKLGGEFVKLGRADRQLQENTQKAFDAVLGDVKTNREGINDVTEKMTELVDKLENWKPSTTAARRVATPAETAGDGAEAAVAEGGVHIVRSGDTLSKIAVEYGVTLSEIQAANPRVNPRALQIGQKIVIPGN, from the coding sequence ATGATGGACGAGTTTGACGAAAGTGTCGGGGAAGAGGCTGCGGAAAGCCGTGGATCGAAGCTGGGTCTGGGTGTTTTGATGATTGGGATAGCCGGGATTGTTCTGGGCATTACGGGCATCATGATGGCCAATCAGGCACAGAAAAGTCTCAAGACCCTGGAGGCCAACCTGCAGGCGCGACCGGACAAGACGCCCGAGATGGAAAAGGCTTTGGAGAGCATGGAGGAGCGGCTGGTCAAGCTTGGAGGGGAATTTGTAAAACTGGGGCGGGCTGACCGTCAGCTCCAGGAAAACACGCAAAAGGCCTTTGATGCGGTATTGGGCGATGTGAAGACCAACCGTGAAGGGATTAATGACGTCACGGAGAAGATGACGGAATTGGTGGACAAACTGGAAAACTGGAAGCCATCGACCACAGCAGCCCGGAGGGTTGCTACACCGGCTGAGACGGCTGGGGACGGTGCCGAGGCAGCGGTGGCTGAGGGAGGCGTACACATTGTCCGTAGCGGCGACACGCTGAGCAAGATCGCGGTCGAGTACGGGGTGACACTTTCCGAAATTCAGGCGGCGAATCCGCGTGTGAATCCCCGGGCCCTGCAGATCGGCCAGAAAATTGTCATTCCCGGAAATTAA
- a CDS encoding DGQHR domain-containing protein, producing MPDAEWLKPIVSDSNKLKREAARRRKPHQQDSVAKSVLQAYLDEGWEEDIPLKIKVRIKKPWTHDEKLENFSWYLMYLLGYPEISSGRNFQVKIQRKGAEPFNKQIDVLAKDEETVIVTECKSSARITKKSLQKDIEEFASLQKPISNAIKKHYGNGFKPKIIWLFITHNIAWSKPDRERAAGSNINIITEKELRYYLQIADHLRSAARFQFLAEFLKNQKIPEMDDVKVPAVKGKLGGKTFYSFVSTPKQMLKIAFVNHRSLNDPAGAPSYQRLVSRTRLRQISKFIHGGGFFPTNILVNFTAKSRFEQIAKDEDTNVAFGKLYLPCKYRSAWIIDGQHRLYGFAPLSEKHLNQNIMVVAFEGLKKEEEANLFVTINHEQKSVPKTLLDDLEGELKWGSDKPTERIGAISARLIGYLNNDIGEPLYGRVTQQGIAPTEKTCLTVPALKDGIRKSGLVGEAILKKKEYKPGPLSGTSDFDTLERAREVLNSYFTLLSSSNVKHWESGRQGYLCTNVALQAYLQLLGSIISYMESDKGLSARELEPNDLISEVEEYMDPILSWLSSASLLQMEKTFKVVFGSGGPREYYFKLCQMIRETISDFSPEGIEEWTEEQSDELIFEADRKLKELNIHVQKTIFDLLKLKYGTAGEAYWNKGITDKKIKLNAYQKSLDDEDEERLPLENYLDFIEYKKIVENKIHWPIFQPLFDIPEPGEKGYSKNVRWMERLNELRRIPAHATEKRSYKTSDFEYIDFIYEEFMGRLKSVDIESLPSIDA from the coding sequence ATGCCCGATGCAGAATGGCTCAAACCGATTGTTAGTGACTCGAATAAACTGAAACGAGAAGCTGCCCGAAGGAGAAAACCTCATCAGCAAGATTCAGTCGCCAAATCTGTACTTCAGGCATATCTGGATGAAGGTTGGGAAGAAGACATTCCGTTAAAAATAAAAGTGCGAATCAAGAAGCCTTGGACGCACGATGAGAAACTGGAGAACTTCTCATGGTATTTAATGTATCTTCTTGGATATCCTGAAATTAGCTCAGGCAGAAATTTTCAGGTAAAAATTCAGAGGAAAGGCGCTGAACCATTCAACAAGCAAATCGACGTTCTCGCGAAGGATGAGGAGACAGTGATTGTTACTGAGTGTAAGTCATCTGCACGGATAACGAAAAAGAGCCTTCAGAAAGATATCGAAGAATTTGCCAGTCTGCAAAAGCCGATTTCTAATGCGATTAAAAAGCACTACGGAAATGGCTTCAAGCCAAAGATTATTTGGTTGTTTATCACCCATAATATTGCTTGGTCAAAGCCGGATAGAGAGAGGGCTGCAGGCTCCAACATCAACATCATAACTGAAAAGGAACTTAGGTACTACTTGCAGATTGCGGATCACCTTAGGTCTGCAGCAAGGTTCCAATTTTTAGCTGAATTCTTGAAGAATCAGAAAATTCCAGAAATGGACGATGTCAAAGTCCCTGCTGTTAAAGGTAAGCTTGGCGGGAAAACCTTTTACTCCTTCGTTTCTACGCCTAAGCAAATGCTCAAAATAGCATTTGTGAATCATAGATCCTTAAATGACCCAGCAGGAGCTCCTTCATACCAGAGATTAGTGAGTCGAACGAGGCTAAGGCAAATTTCCAAGTTTATTCATGGGGGTGGTTTTTTCCCAACAAATATCCTAGTTAATTTTACGGCTAAATCCAGATTTGAGCAGATTGCTAAAGATGAGGATACAAATGTAGCTTTTGGGAAGCTCTATCTTCCTTGCAAGTATAGATCCGCTTGGATTATTGATGGACAGCATAGGTTGTATGGTTTCGCTCCTCTCTCGGAAAAACACCTCAATCAGAACATTATGGTCGTAGCTTTCGAGGGATTGAAAAAAGAGGAGGAAGCTAACTTGTTTGTGACAATCAATCATGAACAAAAATCAGTGCCAAAAACCTTGCTCGATGATCTTGAAGGGGAGCTCAAGTGGGGTTCAGACAAGCCCACTGAAAGAATTGGTGCTATTAGTGCTCGGTTAATTGGCTATTTGAATAACGATATTGGCGAACCCCTTTATGGCCGAGTAACTCAACAGGGGATAGCGCCAACAGAGAAGACGTGCTTAACAGTACCTGCCCTGAAAGATGGAATTCGTAAGTCTGGCCTCGTGGGGGAGGCAATTTTAAAGAAAAAGGAATACAAGCCAGGTCCTCTTTCCGGAACATCTGACTTTGATACATTAGAAAGAGCCAGAGAGGTATTGAATAGCTACTTTACACTTCTGAGTAGCTCGAATGTGAAGCATTGGGAATCCGGGCGACAAGGCTATCTTTGTACTAATGTGGCTTTGCAGGCATATTTGCAGCTGCTTGGCTCAATCATTAGCTATATGGAATCGGATAAAGGGCTTTCTGCAAGAGAACTTGAGCCCAATGACCTTATCTCAGAGGTTGAGGAATACATGGACCCCATTCTTAGTTGGTTGTCCTCCGCTTCACTGCTTCAAATGGAGAAGACTTTTAAGGTTGTGTTTGGCTCTGGGGGGCCAAGGGAATATTATTTCAAGCTTTGTCAGATGATACGGGAGACTATTTCCGACTTTTCTCCTGAAGGCATTGAGGAATGGACCGAAGAGCAATCTGATGAGTTGATCTTCGAAGCAGATAGAAAACTTAAAGAGCTGAATATCCATGTTCAAAAAACTATTTTTGATCTTCTAAAGCTCAAATATGGAACAGCTGGTGAGGCTTATTGGAACAAGGGCATTACGGATAAAAAGATTAAGTTGAATGCCTATCAAAAGTCCCTTGATGATGAGGATGAGGAGCGACTTCCATTAGAAAATTACTTGGATTTTATTGAATATAAAAAGATTGTTGAAAATAAAATTCATTGGCCCATTTTTCAGCCTCTATTTGATATTCCGGAACCCGGAGAGAAGGGTTACTCGAAGAATGTAAGATGGATGGAGCGGCTCAACGAGTTAAGGCGAATTCCTGCGCACGCCACTGAGAAGCGAAGCTATAAGACCAGTGACTTTGAGTATATAGATTTCATCTATGAGGAATTTATGGGTCGCTTGAAATCTGTTGATATTGAGTCCTTACCTTCTATCGATGCCTGA
- a CDS encoding TIGR04255 family protein, translating into MNSRYARNYLTEVIARVDFLSEVPKFQDSIPDVVYKAAREYFPIIEPQMEQGHEIELGPEKGTVRKKERIKWTFFNKEKTSSLVITDEFLYVSHKKHESFEMLEPEFYNALKAVSEVFEENKIKRIGLRYINNFTINSRPVLDWSGLFNPTLLDIPDITIKGSKVTGTNLTRAFKTATYNFEDFQLTFRYGIHNPDFPAKIKRRSFILDYDCFSTGAYFINEIENYLSKFHTVIHDAFESSIEEPLREDLSHEPAISE; encoded by the coding sequence ATGAATTCCCGTTATGCCAGGAACTATCTTACAGAGGTTATCGCTCGTGTAGATTTCTTATCTGAAGTGCCAAAATTTCAGGATAGTATTCCGGATGTCGTCTACAAAGCAGCCCGTGAGTACTTCCCGATAATCGAACCCCAAATGGAACAAGGGCACGAGATTGAACTAGGTCCAGAAAAAGGTACCGTGCGAAAGAAAGAAAGGATCAAATGGACTTTTTTCAATAAGGAGAAAACTAGTTCCCTTGTTATAACCGATGAATTCCTTTATGTCAGCCACAAGAAACATGAGAGTTTTGAAATGCTAGAACCAGAATTCTACAACGCGCTAAAGGCGGTTTCAGAGGTTTTCGAGGAAAACAAGATTAAAAGAATTGGCCTCAGATACATTAACAATTTCACGATCAATAGTCGTCCTGTTCTGGATTGGTCGGGCCTCTTTAATCCGACGCTATTAGATATTCCCGACATAACTATCAAGGGAAGCAAGGTGACGGGAACAAATTTAACACGTGCATTCAAGACAGCCACTTATAATTTTGAGGATTTCCAACTAACATTTAGGTATGGAATTCATAATCCAGACTTTCCTGCGAAAATAAAGCGGAGATCATTTATTCTAGACTATGACTGCTTCTCAACAGGGGCGTATTTCATCAATGAAATTGAGAACTACCTCAGTAAATTTCACACAGTGATTCACGATGCATTTGAAAGTAGTATCGAAGAACCCCTCAGAGAAGATTTAAGTCATGAACCCGCAATATCCGAGTGA
- a CDS encoding DNA adenine methylase, translating into MPEVIPFLKWAGGKRWLVSKRSDLFDFEARRYFEPFLGSGAVFFHLQPQNAIISDLNSDLIDTYIALRDFPNLVQRALQTHQKGHSKDYYYAIRAENPVTIVSRAARFLYLNRTCFNGLYRVNQQGLFNVPKGTKESVVLPTDNFGETSRVLQNVEINHCDFEETINQAREGDFIYVDPPYTVHHNTNNFIKYNEKIFSWDDQIRLAASLQDASQRGAYILISNADHNCIHELYAGDDWSVTRVYRHSRLAGNAQHRRDTSEVVISNYEVI; encoded by the coding sequence ATGCCTGAAGTTATTCCATTTTTAAAATGGGCTGGCGGAAAGCGGTGGCTCGTTTCTAAAAGATCTGACCTCTTCGATTTCGAGGCCAGAAGATACTTTGAGCCATTTCTTGGAAGTGGAGCAGTGTTCTTTCACTTGCAACCTCAGAATGCGATTATCAGCGATCTTAACTCAGATTTAATTGATACTTACATAGCGCTTCGCGATTTCCCCAATCTTGTGCAAAGGGCTCTTCAAACCCACCAAAAAGGGCATTCCAAAGATTACTACTATGCTATACGCGCAGAAAATCCTGTGACTATCGTTTCCCGAGCTGCACGATTCCTTTATCTGAATAGAACATGTTTCAATGGGCTGTACAGGGTTAACCAACAAGGTTTGTTTAATGTTCCTAAAGGAACTAAGGAATCGGTAGTTTTACCCACAGACAATTTTGGTGAAACTTCAAGAGTCCTGCAGAATGTTGAGATCAATCACTGTGATTTTGAGGAGACTATTAATCAAGCTCGGGAGGGGGATTTTATCTATGTAGATCCTCCTTACACAGTACATCATAACACAAATAATTTTATTAAGTACAACGAGAAGATCTTTTCTTGGGATGACCAAATTCGTTTGGCGGCTTCCCTGCAAGATGCTTCGCAGAGGGGGGCTTATATTCTTATATCAAATGCCGATCACAATTGTATTCATGAATTGTATGCAGGTGACGATTGGTCAGTAACAAGGGTTTACCGTCACAGTCGTTTGGCTGGGAATGCTCAACATCGAAGGGATACCAGTGAAGTTGTGATTTCCAATTACGAAGTGATATGA
- a CDS encoding helix-turn-helix domain-containing protein → METTIETRLLARKDAASILGISIRTLDRLANAGEVQKVYIGGKTQIDAASIQDLIERGRAQAMPEREAVAV, encoded by the coding sequence ATGGAAACAACCATCGAAACCCGCCTTTTGGCACGCAAGGATGCTGCCTCAATTCTCGGGATAAGCATTCGAACTCTCGACAGGCTCGCGAATGCCGGAGAGGTGCAGAAGGTCTATATTGGAGGCAAGACCCAAATTGATGCTGCATCCATTCAAGACCTCATCGAGCGAGGACGCGCACAAGCCATGCCAGAGCGTGAAGCTGTCGCCGTTTAA
- a CDS encoding tyrosine-type recombinase/integrase — MDDQVKTGVDELTRSNPGKVTGLKEPAKKTRSAGSRKHRTKGKDQAGYWLDKNRLVQRGKSTEYYARIYWDNRDRWVSFGSSNKRIAADRAAAFYGRLKFEGWEAAFSLIRPKKAASVTVGEFIEAAEEALTHPGRGGKIPNPDTVRQYAIAFRKVAGDVGGVRKTAKRFHGKGSEVYRKRVNALPLSKITKEAVEGWRSKRLKKAGTDPLKLKAARATCNSYLRSCRALFSSNVLERLQRKGIELNQSPFAEITPIKEGDHRYRSSISREVLVQQAIRELKVAMPDPEERTLEAKAKRDKNEQFKVFLLALFCGLRRGEIDFLTWGQIHLAEGFIRIEETRFHKPKSDTSCRDVPLDPQTVDMIRSYLPFAAGAFFLEAEAKPEGSRTDRGYRCNRHFKALTAWLRKKGMDSKAPIHDLRREFGSFVCENTGIHAASVILGHSGVAVTEKYYLDVSRKTPPGIGKLLGGTKVRASKQAG, encoded by the coding sequence ATGGATGATCAAGTAAAGACAGGTGTGGACGAGTTAACCCGGTCAAATCCCGGTAAAGTTACCGGGTTAAAAGAGCCAGCGAAAAAGACAAGGTCGGCAGGCTCCCGCAAGCACCGGACGAAGGGAAAGGATCAAGCTGGATACTGGCTCGATAAAAACCGCCTCGTTCAGAGGGGGAAAAGCACAGAATATTACGCCCGGATCTATTGGGATAACCGGGATAGATGGGTGAGCTTTGGATCAAGTAATAAGCGAATTGCCGCAGATAGGGCCGCAGCTTTTTACGGGAGACTGAAGTTTGAAGGATGGGAGGCCGCTTTCTCTCTCATTAGGCCAAAGAAGGCAGCATCTGTCACCGTGGGGGAATTCATTGAGGCCGCAGAAGAGGCCCTGACCCATCCGGGCCGAGGTGGGAAGATCCCGAACCCTGACACAGTGAGGCAATACGCAATTGCTTTTCGTAAGGTTGCCGGAGACGTGGGAGGAGTTCGTAAGACCGCAAAGCGATTCCATGGAAAGGGATCTGAGGTATACCGGAAACGAGTGAATGCTCTTCCTCTCTCGAAGATCACGAAAGAGGCCGTGGAGGGATGGAGATCGAAGCGGCTCAAGAAAGCCGGAACCGATCCGCTGAAGCTAAAGGCTGCAAGAGCAACCTGCAATTCCTACCTGAGATCCTGCCGAGCCTTATTCTCTTCAAATGTCCTTGAACGGTTGCAAAGGAAGGGAATCGAGCTGAATCAATCACCATTTGCAGAAATCACTCCGATCAAGGAGGGGGATCACCGTTACCGTTCTTCCATTTCGCGGGAGGTGCTGGTTCAACAGGCAATCCGGGAACTGAAAGTTGCCATGCCGGATCCGGAAGAAAGGACCCTCGAAGCTAAGGCGAAACGGGACAAAAACGAGCAATTCAAGGTGTTCCTGCTGGCTCTATTTTGTGGCCTCCGGAGGGGAGAAATTGACTTCCTGACATGGGGACAGATTCACCTTGCTGAAGGATTCATCCGGATAGAGGAAACTCGCTTCCATAAGCCGAAGTCTGACACTTCCTGCCGGGATGTCCCCCTTGATCCGCAAACGGTGGACATGATCCGGAGTTACCTTCCTTTCGCAGCGGGAGCTTTCTTTTTAGAGGCTGAAGCCAAACCGGAGGGGAGCCGGACGGATAGGGGTTACAGGTGCAACCGTCACTTCAAGGCCCTGACTGCATGGCTCAGGAAAAAGGGCATGGATTCAAAGGCCCCAATCCATGACTTGCGGAGAGAATTCGGGAGCTTTGTCTGTGAGAACACAGGCATTCATGCTGCCTCAGTTATTCTCGGACACTCCGGGGTTGCTGTAACGGAAAAGTATTACCTCGACGTATCACGGAAGACACCTCCAGGAATCGGGAAGCTCCTCGGAGGCACTAAAGTGCGGGCCTCTAAACAAGCAGGGTAG